The genomic stretch catacaaacatggGTACCTATAGTGAAGAAACAACACCAGAAGAGGAAAGCCATTATGTGGTGCATGACTGTATATACAAAATGTACGATAAAAAGCTATATTGGCTGTAACAACCTGGTAAAAACCCCATAACCATATCAGAGAACGGCAAACTGGAATTCAAAGTCAACAGTTAAGTACAGCTCAAAACTTATAAGGACAGAACAAGAGAACAATGGATTGTAAAGAGCTTTGAAGCCTGCAGGGATCATCTTCCTGCGGCACTTTATTACAGTGTGGAGGAACAGTAGAAAGCTTGTTTTTCATAGAGCTTTGATTATCCTTGaaacatgaaaatgtattatagTCATTAACTGCACGTAACACGCACCATAGCCTACAATATACACAATTCTCTTTGGGAAGTCATTTTTCCATATTGAAGTAATGCAATTATCATTCTAGCATCTCAAATGAAACAGtacattatataaaatatttcatacaATTATACAAACCAATTAGGTTGAATAGTATTCAATTATGTTTTATGTAAAAACCAAAATATTATAAAGCCCACAATACACATTAACTGGAGAACAGTATATATTTATGAAAACTTTGATAAACTGTAAACGATTGACTAATGATTCTTAACCCATTGTTCCAGAGATACTAAATGAATATAAATGAATTGAGTATCAACTTAAGCCCACTGAACCCACAATGTTCCAAAAGGTGTGAAGACCCACTCAAAAAAATATGACACCGAGTGTACAGTCATCAAAAGTCATTTACAACTACATATACTTCTACAGTTATCCAATTATTTCACATTTAATCATTTATTTaacaattttgcatgatttgatTCCCACTTAAGAATCGGCAGAAGTTGTTCATTTGAAGTCCTCTCATTATAAAATAAGCAAGTACTGGAAACCGGGAATACTATAGAATGAATCGTCTCTCAACCTCATCAGCAATCATCTCAGCAATTGCCAGAGAAGAAGTAGCAGCAGGTGAGGGTGCATTCCGCACATGAAGAACTCTGCTTCCCACTTCACCCAGGCCTGCATCAAACACAAAGTCATCCACTAGGTTGCCATTGCGGTCCAGAGCCTGAGCTCTCACACCTGCAGGACCCCTGAAACCCACAACAGTATCTTTAGATGCAGAATAATAGGTTAATTATGGAATCTCTTGCTGTTAGCATACCATACAGGCTGAAACCCAAGTTGGACAGCCCTCTATCAGAATTTCCAGCATTACAATAAAcgtgtgtgtaatatatatacatacatatatatatatatacacatatatatatatatatatacatatacatatacatacatatacatatacatacatatatatacatatacatatacatacatatatatacatatacatatacatacatatatatatatatatatacatatacatatatatatatatgtatatatatatatatatatatatatgtatatatatatatatgtatatatatatatatacacacacacacatacatacacacacacacacacacacacacacacgatacaTACGACATACATTTGTTTCCCTTGCAGTTAGCAGGAAAAATTGTAAACTAATTACATTTCCTAAATTCTATTTATTACCTGAGTACATCACTGTGAGAAAGTTCAGGAATGTACTTCTGTAAGATTTTGACTTGTGCATTGATAAACATTCCCTTGTACATCTCCCCCATTCCGTACATGATATTCTTCATCACAAGCTTCTGAAGACCTCTGTTTTAGATTGgtgaattaaacaaaaaaaagaaaaaagaaaaaaagtagtTCTTTAAAATGCATGATCAGTTGAATGATagcaattattaataattaataaattattacAAACCTATTTCATTACACTTTAAGCAAACTTGCAAACCATTCCTGTGAATAGTTTCTCCATTCAGGCATTTAACAAAATTACAGATTTGTATCTTTCTCTATTGTTATGAAAGGACTGACTGTGTTGAGGTTAGCCAGTATCTTGAAGACAAGCTCCAATAAGAGAAGTAGCAAATCTCTTTTCCCTAAATTTGTAACATATAAATAGATCACAGACTACAACTAATCTTGTTTAGTTATTGTACATACAGGCAAAAATAGAAGTATTTCATCTCTTTACAAAAAAGGAAATATTACAATTATCTGTTGAAATTGTcatctaaattaaataattttaaCAGAACCCATATATTTCAGCATTCTAACAAATTTTAACGGCAAAGAGAAATATTTGTCAGATAATGTCATAAAGCTGCCACTACTTCCCCTCTGCACTGGGTATGAAAGTCAATGATATGTCTCGTGTTTTCCCACCACCTGCTACagaatgacatcatcacaaCACGTGAAGGAGGAGTTTGGAACCGAAAAATGGGTATAGGGCTGGGTGATGGGCCATATTAATATTGACATCAGATGTTATTCACATGCATACATCTGTTTTTCTGACCAGACTACATTCAAGCTTGAGTCTCTTCATttgtgatattattattatttaaaaaaaataataacgtaATTGTTGTATTCTCAGTTCGTAACTATGCTTTTTCAAGAGAGCAGTTGTATTTTGTGCTTGCATGGCAGGTTATTTTCATTACCAATCAAAAGTACCAAATGAGTACCCCAGCTGATCTGGTACTTCGGTACTGGACAATTAATGGAAAGAGCGGTACCAATTTTCTTAGTATCAAACATTTGGTACGTGTTGCAGTGGAAAATACACCAGATGCAAGGTCACAGAGTGTTCTGTGTTACAAACCTGTGTTTAATCTGGCAGGAGCCAACAGTTTCTTACATTTTACATATTGAAAGGTATGTGTAAGGATGTCTAAACATAAATGTGAGTACCTGTAAGACAGAGCATCTACTGAATCCCAGAGGTCAAAGTCAAAGGGCCTATAGCCCTCGCGTTTGAAGGCTAAAACAGCATTGGGTCCAAGCCACACACTGCCATCCATTCGAGGGGTGAAATGAACCCCAAGAAAGGGGAAACGAGGATCAGGTACCTGAAAAATTCATGAGGACATATCACACAAATACTTCCCCAAATGACCATTTTTAGAAAAGATTTAAATCTAATGGCGGTCAGGTCACTGACAGGGTAAATGTTGCCTCTGACAAGGTAATGTTTCTCTGGCTTCAGGACCAGATAGTCCCCTCTGAATGGGACGATGCGAGGCTCAGGACTGCAGCCAGAGATTTCCGACAGACGATCAGAGTAAAGACCCCCACAGGTCAATACATAACGGCACTGTACTTCATCCCCCTAGGACAACCCAGAAAATCATTAGAAATCACAATACATTGTTAAAACTCGATTCCAACCTCAGAGTCCTTCAAAATAAATGTAAGAGGAACCAAGACTTACCTTTAAACTtttaactgaaataggaaatttaatacctaaaaataaaataatatttagttCACAAGACTACAAACATCCAAATTCAGAACTTAAGCGAGGAACAAGGACCAATGCAAAATTTTTGTTGAAGAGATTCATCACATCTTTTACCACTTGTATCGCCAGCTGGGCTCTCAGGCACAGATGAAATTCCAGCAGCCTCAAATTCTGTAATTACAGTACCACCTGCTGCTTGGAAGTCTCTTCCATAGGTAAGAGACACCAGATGCCAATCCACAATGCCAGTGTAGGGTGAATCAATAGCCATTAGCCCCTAAGAAAAAAACTAGTTACATCAGTCCCACATACCAGATTtagattttaataaaaagctTCAAATAAATTTCGAGGCTCTCTCTCACCCTGCAGTATGGTTCTCGTTCCCTAATTCCTTTAGCATCAATTATGCAGAGGTCTCGCACATTGTTGCTTTGGCCACGCTCATAAAGGGCATTTAGTCTTGGAATCTCTTCTCTCTCTACTGCTACAATCAGCTGGAAATATGAATTCAGGACCCAGttatcataaaaaaataaatccacaCATTAAATTCTACCAGTCTTATCCATCCACAGGTACAAAAAAACAGACAACCCAATGGACTATGACTGTAAATGTTAAGTTGCGTGGGCATTCAGCTCCACTACCATTGACCACAATTAAACATTCCAACTGATGTAACACACGTAATTATCAACAAAACTTCAGTGAATGGCTAATCAGTGTAGGATACAATTGGCTTATTTTGTTGCAAATGTGTCAAGACGACTCTTGTTAAACAACGGTTGCACCTCACCTTGCCACACCTTTTATAGGGGATGCCCTTCTTTTCACAGTACTCATAAGTTAATGCGGCACCCCGTACACACAGTTTAGCCTTCAGGGAACCAGGGGTGTAGTAAATACCACTATGAATTACTCCACTGTTGTGTCCACTCTGGTGTTGAGCTAGTGAAAgggaaaaatgtttaaaatcatAGTACTGGCAATTTTCTTACAGTTCAAATACCAAATTATAAGAGATGATATGAAGTCATACAAGTTCACATGATTTTGGTTCCCAGTTGATGTTTCTCAAATCCTCAGGAAATGTTTCTAGAAACCCTGACATGGCAACTTATTTCATGTAGCTTTTATATGAGATGATGCCAGTTTTagttttgtgttttctcccaatcaggtcaggtcaggttggggagcatgcactggtacATCACGGTGCCATGCCCATCACACAGCGAAACAACTCAGGATTCCAGTTGGCAACCCCCCAGGCCAACACATGATCCAGTCCCACGCTCTGGAAGTGCCAGCTGTTGGCCTGGTCCAATCTCTCAGGTCCCCAGCAATGCCTGCAAGCTGGATCACCCTTAGAGACATGAACCACATGGTTGTAGTACGGTATCTGACACACGTTCCCAATttaggtaatgtgcctcattcgacacaaagtcaaaccagtgtTATCCATGGATTCTCTGAAGAGATGCAGTACCAAATCAACTCCAGTCTTCGTCTCAGGTCACTtgatagcatccatgtctcgcagccatacagcaagaacgagagcaccaggactctaaagacctgGACCTTCATCCTCTTACAAAGATATAAGGAGTACCACACATCCCATTCCAGCGACCTTATGTCCCCGCATTCTCACCCAATCCATCTACTAACTTCATAGGAAGAACCACCAGAGATATGCATGTCACTGCCAAGGTAAGTGAACCACTCAAAAAGACACACTGCTGATGGCTATGTCATTAAAGGCCTGAATCTTAGTTTTGATTCAGGTCACTTGCAAACCCAGGCACTCAGATTCCTCACTCAGTCTTTCGAGAGCCCCATTAAGAGACTCCACTGACTCTGCAAAAAACACAGAATCATCAGCAAAGTCAAGGTCAGTAAGGAGTCCAGAAAGTTGTAGGACCCTAtgaccctgcccaacacccagtccatgcaAGAATTGAACAGAGAATTGAACACTCCTGCCAAACCCCAGAATCCAATGGGAAGAACACAGAGGTTCTGCCACCACTCTGCACGACACTCACAGAATTGGTATACAGGGTAGCCATGACATCCAGCAATTTCTGGGGAATCCCACACAGTCTAAGGATGTCCCACAGGGTAGCTCATTCAATGGAGTCTAACACTTTACCAAAAGGCTGCAAAGAAACTGCCGATTTTCATGTTCACGACCAACGAGAACTCTGAGCCAGGATGTGATTAATGGTAGACGTTTTAGgcataaaaccagactgctTCAGACACTACTCCAATAAAGGTCCTTACCAGGGACTAAGAGCGTTGTTGACCACCTACAGTTGCTGGAATCCAGGTGATCACCCTTCCCATTCCAGACAGGGACAAATCCTGTTTTCCACTCAGTAGGGATGATGCCCATCTCCCAAAACAGAGCAGACTGCTTGCAACACCtggaggacagccttaccaccagcctaGAGAAGTTCACCCTGGACATCATAGATCCTTGCAGCCTCCTGTACCCCCATCTGGTTTATTATCCAAGCAA from Brienomyrus brachyistius isolate T26 chromosome 14, BBRACH_0.4, whole genome shotgun sequence encodes the following:
- the l2hgdh gene encoding L-2-hydroxyglutarate dehydrogenase, mitochondrial encodes the protein MIPTLINTFSNCSLIFMKNTSKFSKCIRVRYQHSLYDMAIIGGGIVGLAAARELILRHPTLSFVLLEKEKELAQHQSGHNSGVIHSGIYYTPGSLKAKLCVRGAALTYEYCEKKGIPYKRCGKLIVAVEREEIPRLNALYERGQSNNVRDLCIIDAKGIREREPYCRGLMAIDSPYTGIVDWHLVSLTYGRDFQAAGGTVITEFEAAGISSVPESPAGDTSGIKFPISVKSLKGDEVQCRYVLTCGGLYSDRLSEISGCSPEPRIVPFRGDYLVLKPEKHYLVRGNIYPVPDPRFPFLGVHFTPRMDGSVWLGPNAVLAFKREGYRPFDFDLWDSVDALSYRGLQKLVMKNIMYGMGEMYKGMFINAQVKILQKYIPELSHSDVLRGPAGVRAQALDRNGNLVDDFVFDAGLGEVGSRVLHVRNAPSPAATSSLAIAEMIADEVERRFIL